In Nocardia sp. NBC_00403, one DNA window encodes the following:
- the rapZ gene encoding RNase adapter RapZ, with protein MTRVESNNSAGSPRPTAGRAGPVDADVTPVEGGLREVEAVIVTGLSGAGRGTAARVLEDLGWYVADNLPPELIGRMVELGASADPPIRRLALVMDVRSRFFTGDLSVVTEQLRARGVRTRVLFLEASDDVLIRRFGFARRRHPLQSESTDGTLSAGIAAERVRLSTVKTAADLVIDTTELSVHQLHRKLEEAYGGGAPTALQVTVQSFGFKYGVPLDADMVLDVRFLPNPHWIPELREHSGQETVVSEYVLSRPGADDYLRTCHHLVDLTTNGYRQEGKRYMTVAVGCTGGKHRSVAIAEALGELMSAETGESADVVRIVHRDLGRE; from the coding sequence ATGACACGCGTCGAATCGAACAACAGTGCGGGCAGTCCGCGGCCGACCGCTGGGCGGGCCGGCCCGGTGGATGCTGACGTCACGCCGGTCGAGGGGGGTTTGCGGGAGGTCGAGGCCGTCATCGTGACGGGCCTGTCCGGTGCCGGACGTGGCACCGCGGCCCGGGTGCTCGAGGATCTCGGCTGGTACGTCGCGGACAACCTGCCACCCGAGCTGATCGGGCGCATGGTCGAGCTCGGCGCCTCCGCCGATCCGCCGATCCGCAGGCTGGCCCTGGTCATGGACGTGCGAAGCCGATTTTTCACCGGTGATCTCTCCGTCGTCACCGAGCAGTTGCGGGCCCGCGGCGTGCGGACGCGAGTGTTGTTCCTCGAGGCCTCCGACGACGTGTTGATCCGGCGCTTCGGTTTTGCCCGCAGACGTCACCCGCTGCAGAGCGAAAGCACCGATGGCACCCTTTCGGCGGGCATCGCCGCGGAACGGGTCCGCCTCTCCACTGTGAAAACCGCCGCCGACCTCGTCATCGACACCACCGAGCTGTCGGTCCACCAACTGCATCGCAAGCTGGAGGAGGCCTACGGTGGTGGCGCGCCCACCGCGCTGCAGGTGACCGTGCAATCCTTCGGGTTCAAGTACGGGGTTCCACTGGACGCGGACATGGTGTTGGATGTGCGTTTTCTACCTAATCCACATTGGATACCGGAACTTCGGGAACATTCGGGACAGGAGACCGTGGTCAGCGAGTACGTGCTGTCGCGCCCCGGCGCGGACGATTATCTGCGCACCTGCCACCACCTGGTCGACCTGACGACGAATGGTTACCGCCAAGAGGGGAAGCGATACATGACGGTGGCAGTGGGCTGCACCGGGGGTAAGCACCGCAGCGTGGCAATTGCGGAAGCGCTGGGCGAATTGATGAGCGCGGAGACCGGCGAATCCGCCGATGTCGTGCGGATCGTGCATCGGGATCTGGGGCGCGAATGA
- the whiA gene encoding DNA-binding protein WhiA: protein MAMTAEVKDELSRLTVSQVSSRKAELSALLRFAGGLHIVGGRVIVEAEVDMGSIARRLRREIFELYGYGSDVHVLGAGGLRKTSRYVVRVSKEGEALARQTGLLDVRGRPVRGLPAQVVGGSIGDAEAAWRGAFLAHGSLTEPGRSSALEVSCPGPEAALALVGAARRLGITAKAREVRGTDRVVVRDGEAIGALLVRMGAHDTRLTWEERRMRREVRATANRLANFDDANLRRSARAAVAAAARVERALDILGDEVPDHLAAAGKLRVQHRQASLEELGQLADPPMTKDAVAGRIRRLLSMADRRAKDLGVPDTESAVTAELLDDA, encoded by the coding sequence GTGGCGATGACAGCCGAAGTGAAGGACGAGCTGAGCAGGCTCACGGTCTCACAGGTGAGTTCTCGCAAGGCGGAACTGTCGGCGCTGCTGCGGTTTGCGGGCGGCCTGCACATCGTCGGCGGGCGGGTGATCGTCGAGGCCGAGGTGGACATGGGTTCCATTGCGCGCAGGTTGCGCAGGGAGATCTTCGAGCTATACGGCTACGGCTCCGATGTGCACGTGCTCGGTGCGGGTGGTCTACGCAAGACCTCGCGCTATGTGGTGCGCGTGTCCAAGGAGGGCGAGGCGCTGGCCAGGCAGACCGGGCTGCTCGACGTGCGCGGGCGTCCGGTGCGCGGCCTGCCGGCCCAGGTGGTCGGCGGCAGCATCGGCGATGCCGAAGCGGCTTGGCGCGGAGCGTTTCTCGCGCACGGCTCGCTCACCGAGCCGGGTCGTTCGTCGGCGCTGGAGGTCAGCTGCCCCGGTCCGGAGGCGGCACTGGCATTGGTCGGCGCCGCACGGCGGCTCGGCATCACGGCGAAGGCACGCGAGGTGCGCGGCACCGATCGGGTCGTCGTGCGCGACGGCGAGGCGATCGGCGCGCTGCTGGTCAGGATGGGTGCGCATGACACCAGGCTCACCTGGGAGGAGCGCAGGATGCGCCGCGAGGTGCGTGCCACCGCGAACCGGCTGGCCAACTTCGACGACGCGAACCTGCGCCGCTCGGCTCGCGCCGCGGTCGCCGCCGCGGCCAGAGTGGAGCGCGCGTTGGACATCCTCGGCGACGAAGTGCCCGACCATCTCGCGGCCGCGGGCAAGCTGCGCGTTCAGCATCGCCAGGCGTCGCTGGAGGAGCTCGGCCAGCTGGCCGACCCGCCGATGACGAAAGATGCTGTGGCGGGCCGGATTCGGCGTCTGCTGTCGATGGCCGATCGGCGCGCCAAGGACTTGGGTGTGCCCGACACCGAATCGGCCGTCACCGCCGAGCTACTGGACGACGCCTGA
- a CDS encoding gamma-glutamyltransferase family protein has protein sequence MRVRHIWTGAGAALVLTVGLVTGCSSDSDKAAACASVPNGTPVTAAPATAGATTSQNISTNPESASGYRSNMTAVRTSSYAVATANPLATEAACEVLNNGGTAADALITAQTVLGLVEPQSSGIGGGSFMLYYDAAAKTVDAYDGREVAPAAATENYLRWISDTDRTEPKPNTRASGRSIGVPGVLRMLELAHHEHGKSGWRELFDSAVSLADQGFPISPRLAGQIADSAKDLANDEASKAYFLNPDGTAKPAGTNLANPAMAKALGAIASEGAQAFYTGAIARDIVDAAASTTGGRTPGLITASDLAGYQPKKRTALCTGYRNHEICGMPAPSSGGIAVAATLGILENFDLAALRPDNIDHNGGKPKAEAVHLVSEAERLAYADRNKYVADTDFIPLPGNSPQTLLNKDYLKQRSSLINPGHSMGTAQPGDFGPVPVGVGPQPPEHGTSHISVVDKYGNAASMTTTVESAFGSFHLVDGFVLNNQLTDFSADPLGTDGAPVANRVQPNKRPRSSMSPTLVFDRGADGTRGELTQVVGSPGGSVIIQFVLKSLIGVLDWGLDPQQAVSGVDFGTANTPSTNVGGEHPAINATDNGDHDPLVLRLRELGHQVSIAPQISGLSALQRDGTNGWIGGADPRREGAVLGDTH, from the coding sequence ATGCGCGTGCGACACATCTGGACCGGGGCCGGCGCGGCCTTGGTCCTCACGGTGGGACTGGTGACAGGTTGTTCGTCCGACAGCGACAAGGCCGCGGCATGTGCCAGTGTGCCGAACGGGACGCCGGTGACGGCCGCCCCCGCCACGGCGGGTGCCACCACCTCACAGAACATCAGCACCAACCCTGAGAGCGCGTCCGGTTATCGCAGCAATATGACTGCGGTCCGGACCAGCTCGTATGCCGTGGCGACGGCGAATCCGCTCGCCACCGAGGCGGCCTGCGAAGTGCTGAACAATGGGGGCACTGCGGCCGACGCACTGATCACCGCACAAACGGTGCTCGGCTTGGTCGAGCCGCAGTCGTCCGGAATCGGCGGCGGCTCGTTCATGCTCTACTACGACGCGGCGGCGAAAACTGTCGACGCCTACGACGGGCGCGAGGTCGCCCCCGCCGCCGCCACCGAGAACTACCTGCGCTGGATCAGCGATACCGACCGGACCGAACCCAAACCGAACACCCGCGCAAGCGGCCGCTCCATCGGCGTCCCCGGTGTGCTGCGCATGCTGGAGCTCGCGCATCACGAACACGGTAAGAGCGGTTGGCGCGAGCTGTTCGATTCCGCGGTGTCGTTGGCCGATCAGGGCTTCCCTATCAGCCCGCGGCTCGCGGGTCAGATCGCTGATTCGGCCAAGGATCTCGCCAACGACGAGGCCTCGAAGGCGTACTTCCTCAACCCCGACGGCACCGCCAAACCCGCTGGCACCAACCTGGCCAACCCGGCGATGGCGAAGGCGTTGGGCGCCATCGCTTCCGAGGGTGCGCAAGCGTTCTACACCGGCGCCATTGCCCGCGACATCGTCGACGCGGCCGCTTCGACGACGGGCGGCCGCACTCCTGGCCTCATCACCGCGAGCGACCTGGCCGGGTACCAGCCCAAGAAGCGGACCGCATTGTGCACCGGCTACCGCAACCATGAGATCTGTGGAATGCCCGCCCCGTCCTCCGGTGGCATCGCCGTCGCCGCCACCCTCGGCATCCTGGAGAACTTCGACCTGGCTGCGCTGCGACCGGACAATATCGATCACAACGGTGGCAAACCGAAGGCCGAGGCGGTGCACCTCGTCTCCGAGGCGGAGCGGCTCGCCTACGCCGACCGCAACAAGTACGTGGCCGACACGGATTTCATTCCGCTGCCCGGCAATTCACCGCAGACACTGCTGAACAAGGACTATCTGAAGCAGCGTTCCTCGTTGATCAACCCCGGCCACAGCATGGGCACCGCGCAGCCGGGCGATTTCGGCCCTGTCCCGGTCGGCGTCGGCCCGCAGCCGCCCGAGCACGGCACCAGCCACATCTCGGTGGTCGACAAGTACGGCAATGCCGCCTCGATGACGACGACGGTGGAGTCCGCGTTCGGCTCCTTCCATCTGGTCGACGGATTCGTTCTCAATAACCAGCTCACCGATTTCTCCGCCGATCCGCTCGGCACCGACGGAGCGCCGGTGGCCAACCGTGTGCAGCCGAACAAGCGCCCACGCAGTTCGATGAGCCCCACCCTGGTCTTCGATCGCGGTGCCGACGGCACCCGCGGCGAGCTCACCCAGGTGGTCGGCTCCCCCGGTGGTTCGGTGATCATCCAGTTCGTGCTGAAGTCCCTCATCGGGGTGCTGGATTGGGGCCTCGACCCACAGCAGGCGGTCTCGGGCGTCGACTTCGGCACGGCCAACACCCCGTCGACCAATGTCGGCGGCGAACACCCTGCCATCAACGCCACCGACAACGGCGATCACGACCCGCTGGTGCTCCGGCTCCGTGAACTCGGCCACCAGGTCTCGATCGCTCCGCAGATCAGTGGCCTGAGCGCCCTGCAGCGCGACGGGACGAACGGCTGGATCGGCGGCGCGGACCCCCGCCGCGAAGGCGCTGTTCTCGGCGACACGCACTGA
- a CDS encoding PH domain-containing protein: MPVVRIWRRKPGTGAGAPADSAAGQGDTPEWELEVRPRRAVRTAWIVAVLLAAFFIAGGIWLRTGSTGVNFRPADQLAMMGIGLLAAAAVLLLTRPRLRAGARGVAVRNILGDTMFPWEHIRGVSFQDRKSWARLELIDDDYVPLLAIRSNDKEHAARALDRLRELGVKYTTTAE; the protein is encoded by the coding sequence ATGCCAGTCGTCCGGATCTGGCGAAGGAAGCCCGGCACCGGGGCGGGCGCGCCCGCCGATTCGGCTGCGGGACAGGGTGACACCCCGGAGTGGGAGCTCGAAGTGCGCCCGCGTCGGGCGGTTCGCACCGCCTGGATCGTCGCGGTGCTGCTCGCCGCGTTCTTCATCGCGGGCGGCATCTGGTTACGCACCGGCTCGACCGGCGTCAACTTCCGCCCGGCCGACCAGTTGGCGATGATGGGCATCGGCCTGCTCGCGGCCGCCGCGGTGCTGTTGCTGACCAGGCCCCGGCTGCGCGCCGGTGCGCGCGGCGTCGCGGTCCGAAACATCCTCGGCGACACGATGTTCCCCTGGGAGCACATCCGTGGTGTCTCCTTCCAGGACCGAAAGTCCTGGGCCCGACTCGAACTGATCGACGACGACTATGTCCCGCTGCTCGCCATCCGCTCCAATGACAAAGAACACGCGGCCCGTGCCCTGGATCGGCTCCGCGAGCTCGGCGTGAAGTACACCACCACCGCCGAATAG
- a CDS encoding gluconeogenesis factor YvcK family protein translates to MTGWESNPAIVALGGGHGLYATLTAVRRLTTKICAVVTVADDGGSSGRLRAELGVPPPGDLRMALAALAADSDDVLTRTIQHRFGGTGALAGHSVGNLILAGLTEVLGDPVAALDEVAKMLRVTGRVLPMSPIALDIEADVSGLEADPRVSRCIRGQVAIATTPGKVRRVRLIPSDPPASQEATSAIEHADVVVLGPGSWFTSVIPHVLVPELRDALVYTRARKVLVLNLAAEPGETAGFSAERHLHVLSQHAPEFVVDEVLVDSGSVPEGREREHVARAAEQLRARVTFSDVAEAGTDRHHPGKLAAALDQLIRQPRPHMAGLRVEGRHMGQDVRSGLGGKERVSWR, encoded by the coding sequence ATGACCGGGTGGGAATCGAATCCCGCCATCGTTGCTCTGGGTGGCGGGCACGGCCTGTATGCGACGCTGACGGCCGTGCGTCGGCTGACCACGAAGATCTGCGCGGTGGTGACCGTCGCCGACGACGGTGGCTCCTCGGGCCGACTGCGCGCGGAACTAGGCGTACCGCCGCCGGGTGACCTGCGGATGGCGCTTGCCGCGCTTGCCGCCGACAGCGACGACGTCCTGACGCGGACCATCCAGCATCGGTTCGGCGGCACCGGCGCACTGGCCGGACATTCGGTCGGAAACCTGATATTGGCCGGTCTCACCGAGGTGCTCGGTGATCCGGTGGCCGCGCTCGACGAGGTCGCGAAGATGTTGCGGGTCACCGGCAGAGTGCTGCCGATGTCGCCCATCGCGCTCGATATCGAAGCGGATGTCTCTGGGCTGGAAGCAGATCCGCGAGTGAGCCGCTGTATTCGCGGACAGGTTGCCATCGCGACGACACCGGGTAAGGTGCGGCGGGTGCGGCTGATACCGTCGGATCCGCCCGCGAGCCAGGAGGCGACCTCGGCCATCGAGCACGCGGATGTCGTTGTGCTCGGCCCCGGATCGTGGTTCACGAGTGTGATTCCGCACGTGCTCGTGCCCGAACTGCGCGACGCGCTGGTGTACACCAGAGCCAGAAAGGTGCTTGTGCTCAATCTCGCCGCCGAGCCGGGCGAGACGGCGGGGTTCTCCGCCGAACGGCATCTGCATGTATTGTCCCAGCACGCACCGGAATTCGTGGTCGACGAGGTACTGGTCGATTCCGGGTCCGTGCCGGAAGGTCGCGAAAGAGAACATGTGGCCAGGGCTGCCGAACAATTGCGGGCGCGAGTAACCTTCTCCGATGTCGCCGAAGCGGGAACGGACCGGCATCACCCCGGAAAGCTTGCCGCCGCACTGGATCAGCTGATCCGGCAACCTCGGCCACACATGGCAGGGCTTCGAGTCGAGGGACGTCACATGGGTCAGGATGTGCGTTCCGGGTTGGGTGGAAAGGAGCGCGTCTCGTGGCGATGA
- a CDS encoding phosphoglycerate kinase, protein MAVKTLQDLLSEGVEGRGVLVRSDLNVPLDDNGQITDPGRIIASVPTIKALVEAGAKVVVTAHLGRPKGEPDPKFSLAPVAVQLAELLGRNVQLAGDVVGYDALSRSEGLTDGDVLLLENVRFDPRETSKDDAERAKLAAALVELVGDDGAFVSDGFGVVHRKQASVYDVAKLLPHYAGTLVAAEVEVLAKLTENAERPYAVVLGGSKVSDKLAVIEALAPKVDTLVIGGGMCFTFLAAQGLPVGASLLQEEMIDTCRGLLERYADVIHLPRDIVVANKFAADADSKVVAAHEIPESWLGLDIGPESVSRFAALLTEARTVFWNGPMGVFEFEKFEAGTRGVAESIVTATGKGAFTVVGGGDSAAAVRALGLPEDGFSHISTGGGASLEYLEGKELPGIAVLED, encoded by the coding sequence ATGGCAGTCAAGACACTCCAGGATCTCCTGAGCGAGGGTGTCGAGGGTCGGGGCGTGCTCGTGCGCTCCGACCTGAACGTTCCCCTCGACGACAACGGCCAGATCACCGATCCGGGCCGCATCATCGCCTCGGTGCCCACCATCAAAGCGCTGGTCGAGGCCGGCGCCAAGGTGGTCGTCACGGCGCACCTCGGCCGCCCCAAGGGCGAGCCGGATCCGAAGTTCTCGCTGGCTCCGGTCGCGGTGCAGCTGGCGGAGCTGCTCGGCCGCAATGTCCAGCTCGCCGGTGACGTCGTCGGCTACGACGCGCTGTCGCGCTCGGAGGGCCTCACCGACGGTGATGTGCTGCTGCTCGAGAACGTGCGCTTCGATCCGCGTGAGACCAGCAAAGATGACGCCGAGCGGGCCAAGCTCGCCGCGGCGCTGGTCGAGCTGGTCGGCGACGACGGTGCGTTCGTCTCCGACGGTTTCGGTGTTGTGCATCGCAAGCAGGCCTCGGTCTACGACGTCGCGAAGCTGCTTCCGCACTACGCGGGCACGCTGGTCGCCGCCGAGGTCGAGGTGCTCGCGAAGCTGACCGAGAACGCCGAGCGTCCATACGCGGTTGTGCTCGGTGGCTCGAAGGTCTCCGACAAGCTCGCTGTCATCGAGGCGCTCGCGCCGAAGGTCGACACGCTGGTCATCGGTGGCGGTATGTGCTTCACCTTCCTTGCCGCACAAGGACTCCCGGTGGGGGCCTCGCTGCTGCAGGAGGAGATGATCGATACCTGCAGGGGTCTGCTCGAGCGCTACGCCGATGTGATCCACCTGCCGCGTGACATCGTCGTCGCGAACAAGTTCGCTGCCGACGCGGACTCGAAGGTCGTTGCGGCCCACGAGATTCCGGAGAGTTGGCTGGGTCTGGACATCGGCCCCGAGTCGGTGAGCCGGTTCGCGGCGCTGCTGACCGAGGCGCGCACCGTCTTCTGGAACGGCCCGATGGGCGTGTTCGAATTCGAGAAGTTCGAGGCAGGCACCCGTGGTGTCGCCGAGTCGATCGTGACCGCAACCGGCAAGGGTGCGTTCACTGTTGTCGGCGGCGGTGATTCGGCCGCGGCTGTGCGGGCGCTCGGGCTGCCCGAGGACGGTTTCTCGCATATCTCCACCGGCGGCGGCGCGTCGCTGGAATACCTGGAGGGTAAGGAACTTCCGGGCATCGCGGTTCTGGAGGACTGA
- the gap gene encoding type I glyceraldehyde-3-phosphate dehydrogenase, whose translation MTVRVGINGFGRIGRNFFRAVEAQKALGTTDIEIVAVNDLTDNATLATLLKYDSILGRLPQDVSLDGDDTIVVGEQRIKALAIKEGPAALPWGDLGVDVVVESTGIFTDATKAKGHIAAGAKKVIISAPAKGEDLTVVMGVNDDKYDGSQNIISNASCTTNCLGPLAKVLNDSFGIERGLMTTIHAYTQDQNLQDGPHSDLRRARAAALNIVPTGTGAAKAIGLVLPELNGKLDGYALRVPVPTGSVTDLTVKLTKSASVDEINAAYQAAAEGALKGFLKYNVDPIVSSDIVTDPHSCIYDAPLTKVIDDQVKVVGWYDNEWGYSNRLADLIGLVGKSL comes from the coding sequence GTGACTGTCCGGGTAGGCATCAACGGCTTCGGTCGTATCGGACGTAACTTCTTCCGGGCGGTGGAGGCGCAGAAGGCGCTCGGCACCACCGACATCGAGATCGTCGCGGTCAACGACCTCACCGACAACGCGACCCTCGCGACCCTGCTCAAGTACGACTCGATCCTCGGCCGTCTGCCGCAGGACGTCTCGCTGGACGGCGACGACACCATCGTGGTCGGCGAGCAGCGGATCAAGGCACTGGCCATCAAGGAGGGCCCGGCCGCCTTGCCGTGGGGTGATCTGGGCGTCGACGTCGTCGTCGAGTCCACCGGCATCTTCACCGACGCGACCAAGGCCAAGGGCCACATCGCCGCCGGCGCCAAGAAGGTCATCATCTCCGCGCCTGCCAAGGGTGAGGACCTGACCGTCGTCATGGGCGTCAACGACGACAAGTACGACGGCAGCCAGAACATCATCTCCAACGCCTCGTGCACCACCAACTGCCTCGGCCCGCTGGCAAAGGTGCTGAACGACAGCTTCGGCATCGAGCGCGGTCTGATGACCACCATTCACGCCTACACGCAGGACCAGAACCTGCAGGACGGCCCGCACAGCGACCTGCGTCGCGCCCGCGCCGCCGCGCTGAACATCGTGCCCACCGGCACCGGCGCGGCCAAGGCCATCGGCCTGGTGCTCCCCGAGCTCAACGGCAAGCTCGACGGTTACGCGCTGCGTGTTCCGGTCCCGACGGGCTCGGTCACCGACCTCACCGTGAAGCTGACCAAGTCGGCCTCCGTCGACGAGATCAACGCCGCGTACCAGGCGGCCGCCGAAGGTGCGCTGAAGGGCTTCCTGAAGTACAACGTGGACCCGATCGTGTCCAGCGACATCGTCACCGACCCGCACTCCTGCATCTACGATGCGCCGCTGACCAAGGTCATCGACGATCAGGTGAAGGTCGTCGGCTGGTACGACAACGAGTGGGGCTACTCCAACCGCCTCGCCGACCTCATCGGTCTCGTCGGCAAGTCGCTCTGA
- the uvrC gene encoding excinuclease ABC subunit UvrC has translation MADPATYRPAPGTIPVEPGVYKFRDSYGRVIYVGKAKSLRSRLNSYFADVASLHPRTRQMVTTAASVEWTVVSTEVEALQLEYNWIKEFDPRFNVRYRDDKSYPVLAVTLDEEYPRLFVYRGARRKGVRYFGPYAHAWAIRETLDLLLRVFPARTCSNGVFKRHNQIGRPCLLGYIDKCAAPCIGRVSAEEHRDIVDDFCDFLAGRTDRMVRQLERRMLDAAEELDFETAARLRDDVQALRRALEKQAVVLGTGTDADVIAFATDELEAAVQIFHVRDGRVRGQRGWVVDKSGDAIDVPEAGGEMAALVEQFLTQFYGEQAAQVEQGEDEQPANVVPREVLVPQLPADAEQIQEWLSRLRGSAVQLRVPQRGDKKALAETVQRNAMEALAQHKLKRAGDLTSRSQALQDIQDALDLDSAPLRIECVDISHVQGTDVVASLVVFEDGLPRKSEYRHYAIKEAAGEGRSDDVGSIAEVTRRRFLKLRRDRDAAERSELDGPPGVVAVAEHTELEVTGSDAVVDVETTVIDFESDDAELTSRPGIDPRTGRPKKFAYPPNLYVVDGGAPQVAAAAEVLDELGITDVAVIGLAKRLEEVWVPGESDPVIMPRNSESLYLLQRVRDEAHRFAITFHRSKRSRRMTASALDSVRGLGAARRTALVTHFGSVAKLKEATVEQITEVPGIGVATAKAVLAALREE, from the coding sequence GTGGCAGATCCAGCGACGTACCGGCCCGCGCCCGGCACGATTCCCGTCGAACCCGGTGTGTACAAGTTCCGGGACTCCTACGGGCGGGTCATCTATGTCGGCAAGGCCAAGAGCCTGCGCAGCAGGCTGAACTCGTACTTCGCCGATGTCGCTTCGCTGCACCCACGGACGCGGCAGATGGTCACCACCGCCGCGAGCGTGGAGTGGACGGTCGTCTCCACCGAGGTCGAAGCGCTGCAGCTGGAATACAACTGGATCAAGGAATTCGATCCGCGCTTCAACGTCCGCTACCGCGACGACAAGTCGTATCCGGTGCTGGCGGTCACGCTCGACGAGGAGTACCCACGGCTGTTCGTCTACCGCGGCGCGCGCCGCAAGGGCGTGCGGTACTTCGGCCCATACGCGCACGCCTGGGCGATCCGCGAGACCCTCGACCTGCTGCTGCGCGTGTTCCCGGCACGCACCTGCTCCAACGGAGTCTTCAAGCGACACAACCAGATCGGCCGCCCTTGCCTGCTCGGCTACATCGACAAATGCGCGGCGCCGTGCATCGGCAGGGTGAGCGCCGAGGAGCACCGCGACATCGTCGACGACTTCTGCGACTTCCTGGCCGGGCGCACCGACCGCATGGTGCGCCAACTGGAACGCCGCATGCTCGACGCCGCCGAAGAGCTCGATTTCGAGACCGCCGCCCGGCTGCGTGACGATGTCCAGGCACTGCGGAGGGCACTGGAGAAGCAGGCCGTCGTGCTCGGCACCGGCACCGACGCCGACGTGATCGCCTTCGCCACCGACGAATTGGAGGCGGCGGTGCAGATCTTCCACGTCCGCGACGGCCGGGTTCGCGGCCAGCGCGGCTGGGTGGTCGACAAATCCGGCGACGCCATCGACGTACCGGAGGCCGGCGGCGAAATGGCGGCCCTGGTGGAGCAGTTCCTCACCCAGTTCTACGGCGAGCAGGCTGCGCAGGTCGAACAGGGCGAAGACGAGCAGCCCGCGAACGTGGTGCCGCGTGAGGTGCTCGTCCCGCAATTGCCCGCCGACGCCGAGCAGATCCAGGAATGGCTGAGCAGGCTGCGCGGATCGGCGGTGCAGCTGCGGGTGCCGCAGCGGGGGGACAAGAAGGCGCTCGCCGAGACGGTACAGCGCAACGCGATGGAGGCGCTGGCTCAGCACAAGCTCAAGCGCGCAGGCGATCTGACATCGAGATCGCAAGCTCTGCAAGACATTCAGGACGCCCTCGATCTCGACAGTGCGCCGCTGCGCATCGAATGTGTAGATATCAGCCACGTACAGGGCACCGATGTGGTGGCCTCGCTGGTGGTCTTCGAAGACGGTCTGCCACGCAAGTCCGAGTACCGCCACTATGCGATCAAGGAGGCCGCAGGCGAAGGCCGCTCGGACGACGTCGGCAGCATCGCCGAGGTGACCCGTCGCAGGTTCCTCAAGCTACGCCGCGACCGCGACGCCGCCGAGCGCAGCGAACTGGACGGCCCGCCGGGCGTCGTCGCCGTCGCGGAACACACCGAACTGGAGGTCACCGGGTCGGACGCGGTCGTCGATGTGGAAACGACGGTCATCGACTTCGAATCCGACGACGCCGAACTCACCTCGCGACCCGGCATCGATCCACGCACCGGACGCCCGAAGAAGTTCGCCTACCCGCCGAACCTCTACGTCGTCGACGGCGGTGCACCCCAGGTCGCCGCCGCGGCCGAGGTGCTCGACGAGCTCGGGATCACCGATGTCGCGGTGATCGGCCTTGCCAAGCGGCTCGAGGAGGTGTGGGTGCCGGGGGAGAGTGACCCGGTGATCATGCCGCGCAACAGTGAGTCGCTGTATCTGCTGCAGCGGGTGCGCGACGAGGCGCACCGATTCGCGATCACCTTCCACCGCAGCAAGCGTTCGCGGCGGATGACCGCCTCCGCTCTCGACTCGGTGCGTGGCCTCGGCGCGGCGCGGCGGACCGCGTTGGTCACCCACTTCGGTTCGGTGGCCAAGTTGAAGGAGGCGACGGTCGAGCAGATCACGGAAGTGCCCGGCATCGGCGTGGCGACTGCCAAAGCGGTGCTCGCAGCGCTTCGAGAGGAGTAG
- a CDS encoding HAD family hydrolase: MTVTAVLFDFSGTLFRLEDDESWADDLVGEDGQPFDVHETAEIIRRMTAPVGQSVQFDAEGQIAWEQRDLDPRQHRKAYLEVLRHFGVPTVRQAERLYGRLVDPMSWTPYPDTEDVLKTLAAQRIPVGLVSNIAFDVRPTFAARGWDRLVDSFVLSFEVGSVKPDPRIFRAAFEELGVPAESALMVGDSAEADGGATALGCRFALVDPLPTVERPDALLRVLERYELG; the protein is encoded by the coding sequence GTGACGGTAACGGCGGTGCTCTTCGACTTTTCCGGGACGCTGTTTCGGCTGGAGGATGACGAATCCTGGGCCGATGATCTGGTCGGCGAGGACGGGCAGCCGTTCGATGTGCACGAAACGGCCGAGATCATCCGGCGCATGACAGCCCCTGTCGGTCAGTCGGTGCAGTTCGACGCCGAAGGTCAGATCGCCTGGGAGCAAAGGGATCTGGATCCACGGCAGCACCGAAAGGCCTACCTCGAGGTGCTGCGGCACTTCGGGGTGCCGACGGTGCGGCAAGCGGAGCGGTTGTACGGCAGGCTCGTCGACCCGATGTCGTGGACGCCGTATCCCGATACCGAGGATGTTCTGAAAACGCTTGCGGCGCAGCGTATTCCGGTCGGCCTGGTCAGCAACATCGCGTTCGATGTGCGTCCTACCTTCGCGGCAAGGGGCTGGGACCGGTTGGTCGACAGCTTCGTACTGTCCTTCGAGGTCGGTTCGGTCAAACCGGATCCACGTATCTTCCGGGCCGCGTTCGAGGAACTCGGGGTGCCCGCTGAGTCGGCGTTGATGGTCGGTGACAGCGCGGAGGCCGATGGCGGTGCGACTGCCCTCGGGTGTCGCTTCGCCCTGGTCGACCCCTTGCCGACGGTGGAACGTCCGGACGCGCTGCTGCGAGTCCTGGAGCGGTACGAACTCGGCTGA